The Bacteroides ovatus genomic interval AGGTATCACACAAAGAGCCTTTCAAAGAGATTCGCTAATAAATAAACCGGTGCGTACCGATAGCCTTTACGGTCCTGCAATAACACAGGCGGCAATGAGTCGTGTTGATCTTCTGCATGATGCGGGCTTTAAGGGACAGGGAATGACCATTGCCGTGATTGATGCCGGATTCCATAATGTAGATAAGATTGATGCCATGAAAAATATCCATATTCTCGGGGTGCGTGACTTTGTGAATCCGGAGGCAGATATTTATGCGGAAAGCAGTCATGGAATGTCTGTATTGTCCTGTATGGCCATGAATCAGCCGCATGTGATGATTGGTACAGCTCCTGAAGCTTCTTATTGGTTGTTGCGTAGCGAGGACGAATATTCGGAGAATCTGGTAGAACAGGATTACTGGGCGGCAGCCATTGAGTTTGCGGATAGTGTAGGAGTGGATTTGGTGAATACATCGCTTGGATATTACTCATTTGATGATCCTGCGAAGAATTATAGATATCGTGACTTGAATGGTCATTATGCGTTGATGTCTCGTGAAGCTGCGAAGGCAGCCGATAAAGGAATGGTCGTTGTTTGTAGCGCTGGAAATTCGGGTGCAGGTTCGTGGAAGAAGATTACTCCTCCGGGAGACGCAGAGAATATAATAACGGTAGGAGCTGTCAATAAAAGGGGAGAATTGGCGCCGTTTTCTTCTGTTGGGAATACGGCTGACGGACGTGTGAAACCGGATGTAGTGGCTGTCGGTCTGAATTCGGATGTGATGGGAACGGATGGTAATCTTCGCCGTGCCAACGGAACTTCTTTTTCTTCTCCGATTATGTGCGGTATGGTAGCTTGTCTGTGGCAGGCTTGTCCGAAGCTGACAGCGAAGCAGATTATTGATTTGGTACGTCAATCGGGGGATAGAGCCGATTTCCCGGATAACATATATGGATATGGTATTCCCGATTTGTGGAAGGCTTATCTAAACTTTTCTTCCAAGGAGAAATAAGGTGACTGTTGTATGATAAACGCTATGAATAAGTCCAAGCAATCTGACTCACCCTCTTTGGGAGAGGGTGGGGAGAGGCTTTCTCTTTTAGAACTGAATGCACTCGTGCGCCGTAGTCTGGAGCAATGCCTGCCCGATGAATATTGGATACAGGCAGAGTTGAGCGATGTCCGTTCCAATACGACAGGGCATTGTTATCTGGAATTTGTGCAGAAAGATCCTCGCAGCAACAATCTCGTAGCCAAGGCACGCGGTATGATTTGGAATAATATCTACCGCTTGTTGAAACCTTATTTTGAGGAAACCACAGGGCAGCTATTTACTTCCGGCATTAAAGTGTTGGTGAAAGTAACAGTTCAGTTTCATGAGCTATACGGTTATAGTCTGACGGTGCTTGATATTGATCCTGCTTATACGTTGGGAGATATGGCTCGCCGTCGTCGGGAAATATTATTGCAGTTGGAAGAGGAGGGAGTGTTGACACTGAATAAAGAGCTTGAGATACCGATTCTTCCCCAGCGTATTGCTGTCATTTCTTCGGCTACTGCGGCCGGATATGGAGATTTCTGTCATCAGTTGCAGCATAATTCGGGCGGGTTCTTTTTCTATACGGAGCTTTTTCCGGCTTTAATGCAGGGAAATCAGGTGGAGGAATCCGTGTTGGCTGCTTTGGATCGTATTAATGCCCGCATCAATGAATTTGACGTAGTAGTCATCATTCGTGGTGGTGGAGCTACTTCCGATTTGTCCGGCTTTGATACTTATCTATTGGCAGCTGCATGTGCGCAATTCCCATTACCTATTATTACCGGTATTGGGCATGAACGCGATGATACAGTGCTTGATTCTGTGGCTCATACCCGGGTAAAAACTCCTACGGCTGCTGCCGAACTCCTGATTCACCGGGTAGCGGAAGTCGCGGAGCATCTGGAAGAATTATCTATGCGGA includes:
- the xseA gene encoding exodeoxyribonuclease VII large subunit produces the protein MINAMNKSKQSDSPSLGEGGERLSLLELNALVRRSLEQCLPDEYWIQAELSDVRSNTTGHCYLEFVQKDPRSNNLVAKARGMIWNNIYRLLKPYFEETTGQLFTSGIKVLVKVTVQFHELYGYSLTVLDIDPAYTLGDMARRRREILLQLEEEGVLTLNKELEIPILPQRIAVISSATAAGYGDFCHQLQHNSGGFFFYTELFPALMQGNQVEESVLAALDRINARINEFDVVVIIRGGGATSDLSGFDTYLLAAACAQFPLPIITGIGHERDDTVLDSVAHTRVKTPTAAAELLIHRVAEVAEHLEELSMRIQQGAYMLLDLERRRLETLQTRIPNLVHRKLADARFSLLAAKKDLLQVTKALVARQSHRLELLQQRIADASPDKLLSRGYSITIKDGKAVTDASSLKPGDHLITRLSKGEVRSVVEK
- a CDS encoding S8 family peptidase, yielding MKKFIVLILALNMYLGVFAQFTPGDTLKYRISLKDKAATDYSLQKPEKYLSKKSIERRKKQGLPIDSTDLPVCRKYVDAIRKTGVHVLVTGKWDNFVTVSCNDSTLIDEIAKLPFVHSTERVWKGITQRAFQRDSLINKPVRTDSLYGPAITQAAMSRVDLLHDAGFKGQGMTIAVIDAGFHNVDKIDAMKNIHILGVRDFVNPEADIYAESSHGMSVLSCMAMNQPHVMIGTAPEASYWLLRSEDEYSENLVEQDYWAAAIEFADSVGVDLVNTSLGYYSFDDPAKNYRYRDLNGHYALMSREAAKAADKGMVVVCSAGNSGAGSWKKITPPGDAENIITVGAVNKRGELAPFSSVGNTADGRVKPDVVAVGLNSDVMGTDGNLRRANGTSFSSPIMCGMVACLWQACPKLTAKQIIDLVRQSGDRADFPDNIYGYGIPDLWKAYLNFSSKEK